The Labrus mixtus chromosome 16, fLabMix1.1, whole genome shotgun sequence genome window below encodes:
- the mrpl9 gene encoding 39S ribosomal protein L9, mitochondrial, protein MWSSGRRVLQDLFILPAALRTFSLTPAQNTVVVERWWQVPLSKVGSPPRLHPRRHRIYKLVEDTKHLPKEKMELILTQTVPKLGGRGDSVFVKKSVGRNKLLSQGLAVYPSPENKQMFAEEIRLLREGKPEERVQTRTGQLTVEYLKSSHLKINQMPSDEFQVHKEVVCRQFLKKLGVVVPPQALSLPFDSVKEVGDYWCEVTVNGMDKVRIPLSVVPYEDQSASYQRQLKAQKLQLEEEHVSEPADEQEATAQAVSDATVQDSESQVSEDSASAEASAAVETPTNQDTTAPPSDSPKKD, encoded by the exons atgtggAGCTCCGGCCGACGCGTCCTTCAGGATCTGTTCATCCTCCCTGCAGCTCTCAGGACTTTCTCCCTGACTCCTGCTCAG AACACAGTTGTGGTGGAGCGCTGGTGGCAGGTGCCTTTATCTAAAGTTGGCAGTCCTCCGAGGCTTCATCCCCGAAGACACAGAATCTACAAGCTGGTTGAAGACACCAAACACCTTCCCAAGGAAAAGATGGAGCTCATCCTGACGCAGACCGTTCCCA AGCTCGGTGGTCGAGGAGACTCGGTGTTTGTGAAAAAGTCTGTTGGCAGAAATAAGCTGCTGTCCCAAGGCCTCGCAGTGTATCCATCACCAGAGAACAAGCAGATGTTTGCTGAGGAGATCAGA CTTCTACGAGAAGGAAAGCCAGAGGAAAGAGTGCAAACGCGTACTGGACAGTTG aCAGTGGAGTACCTTAAAAGCTCCCATCTGAAGATAAACCAGATGCCCTCTGATGAGTTCCAGGTCCATAAAGAAGTTGTGTGCCGACAGTTTCTCAAGAAG CTGGGAGTTGTTGTTCCACCTCAGGCGTTGAGTCTTCCATTCGATTCAGTGAAGGAAGTGGGCGACTACTGGTGTGAAGTAACG GTAAACGGGATGGACAAAGTTCGCATCCCTTTGTCAGTGGTTCCATATGAAGACCAGTCTGCAAGTTACCAACGTCAGCTGAAAGCACAAAAGCTGCAGCTGGAAGAGGAACACGTCTCAGAGCCTGCTGATGAGCAGGAAGCTACAGCACAGGCTGTTTCTGACGCTACAGTTCAAGACTCTGAGAGTCAAGTGAGTGAAGATTCGGCATCAGCAGAAGCCTCAGCAGCTGTAGAAACACCGACAAACCAAGACACAACAGCACCACCAAGTGACAGCCCGAAAAAAGATTAA
- the si:dkey-266f7.9 gene encoding 1-phosphatidylinositol phosphodiesterase, which produces MKKYITGGPVKVQMMYIELLVLVGVFGLSRGAIQRPDYDDTPKPEFLNPSWMASIPDDQPLSEVTMPGTHNTMALYGGVYAECQTWSLACQLRAGVRFLDVRVRHVKGNLTIHHGVSYQRAHFGHVLEGVAEFLQEFQSETVLMRVKEEFSETYDIYGAVVDHIHRYAHWDLLWHSRLVPTMAEARGKLIILQDFSGPDLGMRYGSLDIADDWKVPTLLHVEEKWQSVYDHLEAAPTGNKGQVFLTFSSGAGVFAYPRAVAQRVNPQLYDYLRAKTDLNQRLGIICMDFPASPMIQMIIDFQLKEVIKRRQAFQSVPNKLSLKYRISSLRKMMKNKAVNV; this is translated from the exons ATGAAGAAATACATCACAGGAGGCCCAGTGAAAGTACAAATGATGTATATAGAGCTTCTGGTGTTGGTGGG AGTCTTCGGTCTGAGTCGTGGTGCCATTCAGAGACCAGACTATGACGACACCCCAAAACCGGAGTTCCTTAATCCGTCCTGGATGGCGAGCATCCCTGACGATCAGCCGCTGTCTGAGGTCACCATGCCGGGGACACACAACACCATGGCCCTGTATGGCGGTGTGTACGCCGAGTGTCAGACCTGGAGCCTGGCCTGCCAGCTCAGAGCGGGCGTCCGCTTCCTGGACGTCCGGGTCCGTCATGTCAAAGGGAACCTCACCATCCACCACGGGGTGTCTTATCAGCGGGCGCACTTTGGACACGTGCTGGAGGGTGTGGCTGAGTTCCTTCAAGAGTTCCAGAGTGAGACAGTGCTGATGAGGGTGAAGGAGGAGTTCAGCGAGACGTATGACATCTACGGAGCTGTGGTCGATCACATCCACCGCTACGCCCACTGGGACCTGCTGTGGCACAGCCGGCTTGTGCCCACCATGGCAGAGGCCCGAGGGAAGCTCATCATCCTGCAAGACTTTTCTGGACCAGATCTGGGGATGCGCTACGGTTCTCTGGACATAGCTGATGACTGGAAG GTTCCAACACTCCTTCATGTGGAGGAGAAATGGCAGAGTGTCTATGATCACCTGGAAGCTGCACCCACAGGAAACAAAGGCCAGGTTTTTCTCACCTTCAGCAGTGGGGCCGGTGTGTTCGCGTACCCCAGAGCCGTCGCTCAGCGCGTAAACCCGCAGCTGTACGACTACCTGAGGGCCAAGACGGATCTCAACCAGAGGCTTGGAATCATTTGCATGGACTTTCCTGCATCTCCCATGATTCAAATGATCATCGATTTCCAGCTAAAAGAGGTCATCAAGAGAAGACAGGCCTTTCAATCAGTCCCTAACAAGTTAAGTTTAAAATATAGAATTTCTTCACTAAGAaagatgatgaaaaataaagctgtAAACGTCTGA